Proteins co-encoded in one Salvia splendens isolate huo1 chromosome 4, SspV2, whole genome shotgun sequence genomic window:
- the LOC121798379 gene encoding 60S ribosomal protein L22-2-like, which yields MSKVTAAAASKGGKKKGVTFVIDCTKPVEDKIMEIASLEKFLQERIKVGGKAGALGDSVTVSREKSKITVAADSAFSKRYLKYLTKKYLKKHNVRDWLRVISSNKDRNVYELRYFNIAEQEGEDED from the exons ATGAGCAAAGTCACGGCGGCTGCGGCGTCGAAGGGTGGGAAGAAGAAGGGGGTTACCTTCGTGATAGATTGCACGAAGCCGGTGGAGGACAAGATCATGGAGATCGCTTCGCTGGAGAAGTTTTTGCAGGAGAGAATTAAGGTCGGAGGCAAAGCTGGTGCCCTCGGTGATTCCGTTACTGTTAGCCGTGAGAAGAGCAAGATCACCGTCGCAGCTGATTCCGCTTTCTCCAAGAG GTACTTGAAGTACTTGACAAAGAAATACTTGAAGAAGCACAATGTGAGGGATTGGCTTCGTGTTATTTCTTCCAACAAAGACAGAAACGTGTACGAACTGCGCTACTTCAACATTGCTGAGCAAGAGGGTGAGGACGAAGATTAA